Part of the Caretta caretta isolate rCarCar2 chromosome 7, rCarCar1.hap1, whole genome shotgun sequence genome is shown below.
AaatgggaattcttaagtaatcaatataattaatacataatctacaGATCAGGTACAGATTTCATTATCTCAGTGTAATATACATAATGTTAAATTATGTCTCACCTTAGGgcagattctgtcacccttactcacCTTGAGTAGAACCTCACTCTGAGTAGTTCCACTCACTACAAAGCACTTTTCAGTATATATAAATATGGCAAAATCTGGTTTTAGATAAGTAGAACAGTTCTTTCATTTCTGCCATTGtaactaagaaaaaaaattggttcaTTTTGTTAACCGTTAGATGAATTTTGCATTTGCTGAGGTATCTGTAGCAGCTGTCCTGCTTAATATACTGGCTTCATAATATCATAGTGGTTCTCTTGGTCTCATAAATAAAAGGAATGATTCTGATTGTTGAATCTACTTTAAAATGGAGTATGGAAGCAATATTGGTGGTCAGCTGTATGCAGTGAATAAATTGAATGTCTGAGGTTGATATTGAGTGAAgtaagtgtttttttgttttttttttttttggttttcataaAGAAAACCCTTAGCTCCATAATAGATATGTACtgatttgtttgaaaatgttgaattcAGAAATACTGAAGTCTCTTTGAATAACAATGAGCCTTCAGTCAACCCACCTTTTCTAACTTTGCAAAAATACTGATTTGACCAAGAAATGTCACTGCAAATTACATTAGATACTTAGATTAAACAAAAAATCTTCTACCTTCCATAGTTAATTGCTCCAAGGCCCCGCTCCCGCGAACAATTAATGCACTTATTAATCATGCTCATGTGAGTTAACACATTGACTTCTTTGGAGCCAGGTTTTTACCCAATGGGAATCTTGCCACTGGCTTTGGTGTGGCTAATCATTACTCAATGATTTAAAAGGGGCTCTTcttatgcttaaagttagacatgtaCGTTGTTTAACAGATTCTAACCCTGAAGGTTTTTCCACATGAGTGATCCCCCGAGCCTGCTCTGAGCCTTCTTGAaatcgggggagggaggggcgcaCAGGCACTGGGGTCTAACCAGCATGGAACCACATAAGGAACAGGGCCATAGTGTAGATGCATTGGGGTACAAAgatttgatcctgcaaggtgcagagcacCTTCAACTCTCATTAAAGTTTGTTGGAGTCAGGGGTATTTAATGGGTCAGATGAGTGCTCAGTAcatagtgtaacccacacacctcctgggtgtggtgttctgtcccattgagtggcactgagaccacttagccctggtctacactaggactttaggtcaaatttagcagcattaaatcgatgtaaacctgcacccgtccacacaatgaagccctttatttcgacttaaagggctcttaaaatcgatttccttactccacccctgacaagtggattagcgcttaaatcgacgttgccggctcgaatttggggtactgtggacacaattcgatggtattggcctccgggagctatcccagagtgctccattatgaccgctctggacagcagtctcaactcagatgcactggccaggtagacaggaaaagaaccacgaacttttgaatctcatttcctgtttggccagtgtggcaagctgcaggtgaccatgcagagctcatcagcacaggtgaccatgatggagtcccagaatcgcaaaagagctccagcatggaccgaacgggaggtacgggatctgatcgctgtttggggagaggaatccgtgctatcagaactccgttccagttttcgaaatgccaaaacctttgtgaaaatctcccagggcatgaaggacagaggccataacagggacctgaagcagtgccgcgtgaaactgaaggagctgaggcaagcctaccagaaaaccagagaggcgaacagccgctctgggtcagagccccaaacatgccgcttctatgatgagctgcatgccattttagggggttcagccaccactaccccagccgtgttgtttgactccttcaatggagatggaggcaatacggaagcaggttatggggacgaagaagatgatgatgatgaggaggttgtagatagctcacagcaagcaagcggagaaaccggttttcccgacagccaggaactgtttctcaccctagacctggagccagtacccccccgaacccacccaaggctgcctcctggacccagcaggcggagaagggacctctggtgagtgtaccttttaaaatactatacatggtttaaaagcaagcatgtgaaaggattactttgccctggcatttgcggttctcctagatgtagtcctaaagcctttgcaaaaggtttctggggagggcagccttattgtgtccttcatggtaggacactttaccactccaggccagtaacacgtactcgggaatcattgtagaacaaagcattgcagtgtatatttgctggcattcaaacaacatccgttctttatctctctgtgttatcctcaggagagtgagatctaattcatggtcacctggttgaaatagagtggttttcttcaggggacactcagaggagcccattcctgctgggctgtttgcctgtggctaaacagaaatgttccccgctgttagccacagggaggggggaaggttgagggggtagtcacgcggtgggaggaggcaaaatgcgaccttgtaacgaaagcacatgtgctatgtatgtaatgttaacagcaaggtttaccctgaaagagtgtagccactgttttataaaatgtctttttaaataccgctgtcccttttttttcctccaccagctgcatgtgtttcaatgatcacaggatcttctccttcccagaggctagtgaagcttagaaagaaaaaaaaaaaacgcactcgcgatgaaatgttctccgagctcattctgtcctcccacactgacagagcacagacaaatgcgtggaggcaaataatgtcagagtgcaggaaagcacaaaatgaccgggaggagaggtggcgggctgaagagagtaagtggcgggctgaagacagggctgaagctcaaatgtggcggcagcgtgatgagaggaggcaggattcaatgctgaggctgctgcaggaccaaaccagtatgctccagtgtatggttgagctgcagcaaaggcagctggagcacagactgccactgcagcccctctgtaaccaaccgccctcctccccaagttccatagcctccacacccagacgcccaagaacgcggtgggggggcctccggccaaccagccactccaccacagaggattgccccaaaaaaagaaggctggcattcaataaatgttaaagttgtaaacttttaaagtgctgtgtggcattttccttccctcctccaccacccctcctgggctaccttggtagtcatccccctatttgtgtgatgaatgaataacgaatgcatgaatgtgaagcaacaatgactttattgcctctgcaagcggtgattgaagggaggaggggcgggtggttagcttacagggaagtagagtgaaccaaggggcggggggtttcatcaaggagaaacaaacagaactttcacaccgtagcctggccagtcatgaaactggttttcaaagcttctctgatgcgtaccgtgccctcttgtgctcttctaaccgccctggtgtctggctgcgcgtaaccagcagccaggcgatttgcctcaacctcccaccccgccataaacgtctcccccttactctcacagatattgtggagcacacagcaagcagtactaacagtgggaatattggtttcgctgaggtctaagcgagtcagtaaactgcgccagcacgcctttaaacgtccaaatggacattctaccaccattctgcacttgctcagcctgtagttgaacagctcctgactactgt
Proteins encoded:
- the LOC142072890 gene encoding myb/SANT-like DNA-binding domain-containing protein 7, encoding MQSSSAQVTMMESQNRKRAPAWTEREVRDLIAVWGEESVLSELRSSFRNAKTFVKISQGMKDRGHNRDLKQCRVKLKELRQAYQKTREANSRSGSEPQTCRFYDELHAILGGSATTTPAVLFDSFNGDGGNTEAGYGDEEDDDDEEVVDSSQQASGETGFPDSQELFLTLDLEPVPPRTHPRLPPGPSRRRRDLCCMCFNDHRIFSFPEASEA